The following coding sequences lie in one Psychrilyobacter atlanticus DSM 19335 genomic window:
- a CDS encoding zonular occludens toxin domain-containing protein, with the protein MIFKEYSNEDKLFNYIPWGYLINLDVEEDEKNNQLGLMLNKDGTLQVTIKYRGQDLDSSLDDTVDLISYKINELMKRLGSEYSFYIEARRKKSKVYESHIDKTNKIPLYLMESKRKENFESGNHYESEYYFTIVYSPPKDNSQKISDLYITKTKDDVKEIIAKKYIDDFISKISFFFSEFSTYFVEAKLLNQQELLTYLHSTISRQDINMTVPTLETPIDYYLYDTELIGGLEPRLKDEYLKVISINSFPDTSYSCILDALNRLPINYRWVTRFIPIEKEEALKTLNSQYKKWFGGRKSFFQLIQETFTGRETEHNINRDSLSKAEEVQEEKELIQGEYASLGYYTNVLILRNKDFQLLRDNSNLIQKVINSIGFTCVEESLNSVEGYLGSLPGNFTYNVRKPLINSMFLSHLLPLSCVWQGEQRNKHLKDTSLIATSTSGSTPFYLNLHQGDVGHTMIIGPTGSGKSVLLNAITNNWFKYEKSKVFTFDKGGSSRVLTKALDGIFYDLGHEENIISFQPLKNIDKDIEFCQEWLEDIFIQEKIELIPEKKEHIYKALLDLKETPVELRTISSFATYLQDEELRLAIKPYTNQGIMGKYFDSNDENIDLNNFYTVFEMEKISDNKTAITPILSYLFYRLEQSLDGSPTLIILDECWLFFDNEQFEQKIREWLKVLRKKNASVVFATQELSDIINSNISNTIKNSCKTKILLPDPLARQNIELYKSFGLNDQEVEILSQATQKKEYYYKSEKGNRLFELDLSQIELSYLATSSETDNKKYQTLENLENKNFNIEWLMYKGIEKPNEVVEKVIKRISELPK; encoded by the coding sequence ATGATATTTAAAGAATATTCAAATGAAGATAAATTGTTTAATTATATCCCTTGGGGATACTTAATAAATTTAGATGTTGAAGAAGATGAGAAAAATAATCAATTAGGTCTTATGCTTAATAAAGATGGGACTTTACAGGTAACTATTAAATATAGAGGTCAGGACCTAGATTCTAGTCTTGATGATACTGTTGATCTAATATCCTATAAGATAAATGAACTAATGAAAAGGTTAGGGAGTGAATATAGTTTCTATATAGAAGCTAGAAGAAAGAAAAGTAAGGTATATGAAAGTCATATAGATAAAACCAATAAAATACCACTTTACCTAATGGAATCTAAAAGAAAAGAGAATTTTGAAAGTGGTAACCACTATGAGAGTGAATACTATTTTACCATTGTATATAGTCCTCCAAAGGATAATTCTCAAAAGATAAGTGATCTATATATAACGAAAACTAAGGATGATGTAAAAGAAATTATTGCTAAAAAATATATAGATGATTTTATCTCAAAAATTTCATTTTTCTTTAGTGAATTTTCTACATATTTTGTTGAAGCTAAACTATTAAATCAGCAGGAATTGCTGACATACTTACATTCAACGATATCTAGACAAGATATAAATATGACAGTTCCAACTTTAGAAACACCTATAGATTATTATTTATATGACACTGAATTAATTGGAGGTTTAGAACCTAGATTAAAAGATGAATATCTGAAAGTAATATCTATAAATAGTTTCCCAGATACTTCTTATTCTTGTATTTTAGATGCCTTAAACAGGCTACCTATAAACTATAGATGGGTAACCAGGTTTATCCCTATAGAGAAAGAAGAAGCTCTTAAAACATTGAATTCTCAGTATAAGAAATGGTTTGGAGGAAGAAAATCTTTTTTCCAACTAATACAAGAAACTTTTACCGGGAGGGAAACCGAACATAACATCAATAGAGATTCATTATCAAAAGCTGAAGAAGTCCAGGAAGAGAAAGAACTTATCCAAGGTGAATATGCATCTTTAGGATACTATACAAACGTATTAATCCTTCGAAATAAAGATTTTCAACTCTTAAGAGACAATAGTAATTTAATACAAAAAGTCATAAACAGTATTGGGTTTACGTGCGTAGAAGAAAGCTTAAATAGTGTTGAAGGGTATTTAGGTAGCTTACCTGGAAACTTCACATATAACGTAAGAAAGCCGCTAATAAATTCTATGTTCTTATCACATCTTTTACCACTTAGCTGCGTTTGGCAAGGAGAGCAAAGAAATAAACACCTGAAAGATACATCATTAATAGCTACTAGTACTAGTGGATCAACACCTTTTTATCTTAATTTACATCAGGGGGATGTAGGACACACAATGATTATTGGACCTACAGGAAGTGGTAAATCAGTATTATTAAATGCAATTACTAATAACTGGTTTAAGTATGAAAAATCAAAGGTATTTACTTTCGATAAGGGAGGCAGCTCTAGAGTATTAACTAAAGCACTAGATGGTATCTTTTATGATTTAGGGCATGAAGAGAATATTATCAGCTTTCAACCATTAAAAAATATAGATAAAGATATAGAGTTTTGCCAGGAATGGTTAGAAGACATATTTATCCAGGAGAAAATAGAACTGATTCCTGAAAAAAAGGAACATATATATAAAGCATTATTAGATTTAAAAGAAACACCAGTAGAACTAAGAACTATTTCGTCATTTGCAACATACCTTCAAGATGAAGAGTTAAGGTTAGCTATAAAGCCTTATACGAATCAGGGAATTATGGGGAAATACTTTGATTCAAATGACGAAAATATAGATCTAAATAATTTTTATACAGTATTTGAAATGGAAAAGATCTCAGATAATAAAACTGCCATTACACCCATACTTTCCTACCTTTTTTATAGGTTAGAACAATCTTTAGATGGAAGTCCTACCCTTATAATTCTTGATGAATGTTGGTTATTCTTTGATAATGAGCAATTTGAACAGAAAATAAGGGAATGGTTAAAAGTTCTTAGAAAGAAAAATGCCAGTGTTGTATTCGCGACTCAAGAACTATCAGATATTATTAATTCGAATATATCTAATACTATAAAAAATTCATGTAAAACAAAGATTTTACTTCCAGATCCATTAGCACGACAGAATATAGAATTATATAAAAGCTTTGGTCTTAATGATCAGGAAGTAGAGATACTATCCCAGGCAACTCAGAAAAAAGAATATTATTATAAAAGTGAAAAGGGGAATAGGTTGTTTGAATTAGATCTATCACAAATAGAGCTTTCATATCTAGCAACCTCTAGTGAAACTGATAATAAGAAGTATCAAACTTTAGAAAATTTAGAGAATAAAAATTTTAATATTGAGTGGCTTATGTATAAAGGTATTGAAAAACCAAATGAAGTAGTTGAGAAAGTAATAAAACGTATTTCGGAACTTCCGAAATGA
- a CDS encoding type IV secretion system protein, with protein sequence MWKTNIKKTKDKVELSPCSPWNDRYMKLAKTVKNWQLAFLSMLIMFSISLFVTLRISTKASFVPYIVEIKETGEVTNIVRPLESRYSISDIQYKHYLRQFLIKVRSIPLDPVLFSTEYKEALKYTGLEAKTKLRKIYMEDNINQKFKEKESRNIQISSIVKVPNTNSFKVRWEETSYREGGISKRINQEGIFSLKSIPAKTEAELIINPLGITITDLSINQDF encoded by the coding sequence ATGTGGAAAACAAATATAAAAAAAACTAAGGATAAGGTAGAGCTTTCTCCATGTAGTCCTTGGAATGATAGATATATGAAATTAGCAAAAACAGTAAAAAATTGGCAGTTAGCATTTTTAAGTATGTTAATAATGTTTAGTATTAGCTTATTTGTGACACTTCGTATATCAACAAAAGCTTCATTTGTTCCTTATATAGTTGAAATAAAAGAAACCGGGGAAGTCACCAATATTGTGAGACCTCTTGAGAGCAGATACAGTATCTCTGATATCCAGTATAAACACTATTTAAGACAATTCCTGATTAAGGTTAGATCAATACCATTAGATCCTGTCTTATTTTCAACTGAATATAAAGAAGCTCTTAAGTATACAGGTTTGGAAGCGAAAACTAAATTAAGAAAAATATATATGGAAGATAACATCAACCAAAAATTTAAAGAGAAAGAAAGTAGAAATATTCAAATTAGTTCTATAGTAAAAGTTCCAAATACTAATTCATTTAAAGTTAGGTGGGAAGAAACGAGCTATAGAGAGGGCGGAATATCGAAAAGGATAAACCAGGAAGGGATCTTTAGTTTGAAGTCTATTCCTGCTAAGACAGAAGCAGAGCTAATTATTAATCCATTAGGGATAACAATAACAGATCTATCTATTAATCAAGATTTTTAA
- the trbB gene encoding P-type conjugative transfer ATPase TrbB, which produces MINLSLLKSALGDKILTYLDDKDVIEIMVNPDKKLWIDTLSKGRIFTGEIIPSQNSRKIINIVSTNSNEVMNKFSTIISAELPGCGSRFQGMIPPSVINPSFTIRKKASMVFSLDRYVKDKIMTLEQMKVIQRAIEERMNILVVGGTSTGKTTLTNAIINEMKNYNNRIVILEDTQELQCNNEDHVFMRTTPHTSMRDLLKSTMRFRPDRIIVGEVRGGEALDLLKAWNSGHPGGVSTIHANDSKSGLDKLEQYIQEISSTPQQKMIAEAVNLIINIKKDGLKRKIHEIVKVKKYEKNEYILEKIN; this is translated from the coding sequence ATGATTAATTTATCACTATTAAAAAGTGCTTTAGGAGATAAAATTTTAACCTATCTAGATGATAAAGATGTAATAGAAATAATGGTTAATCCAGATAAAAAGCTTTGGATAGATACTCTTTCAAAAGGAAGGATCTTTACAGGAGAAATAATCCCTTCACAAAATTCAAGAAAGATAATAAATATTGTTTCAACTAATAGTAATGAGGTTATGAATAAGTTTAGCACCATTATTAGTGCTGAACTCCCAGGATGTGGGTCTAGATTCCAAGGAATGATTCCACCTTCAGTTATTAATCCAAGTTTTACAATTAGGAAAAAAGCTTCAATGGTCTTTTCACTAGATAGATATGTAAAAGATAAGATAATGACTCTTGAACAAATGAAAGTAATCCAAAGAGCTATTGAAGAAAGGATGAATATATTAGTTGTTGGAGGTACTTCTACAGGGAAAACAACACTAACTAATGCAATTATCAATGAGATGAAGAACTATAATAATCGAATTGTAATATTAGAAGATACACAGGAACTTCAATGTAATAATGAAGATCATGTATTCATGAGAACTACTCCACATACAAGTATGAGAGATCTACTAAAATCAACTATGAGATTTAGACCAGATAGAATAATAGTTGGGGAGGTAAGAGGAGGAGAAGCCCTGGACCTTTTAAAAGCATGGAATTCAGGTCATCCAGGAGGTGTTTCAACTATTCATGCTAATGACAGTAAATCTGGATTAGATAAGTTGGAACAGTATATTCAGGAGATTTCATCTACCCCTCAACAAAAAATGATTGCTGAAGCTGTTAATTTAATTATAAATATAAAAAAAGACGGACTTAAACGAAAAATACATGAAATAGTTAAAGTTAAAAAATATGAAAAGAATGAGTATATATTAGAAAAAATAAATTAA
- a CDS encoding type IV secretory system conjugative DNA transfer family protein: protein MAIKRKKLSIAVTLITFIFALQFASQTYAKYTNYHRSLSNPLLVIKSTPIYPFYSFFIWGIKGFFKNTPIAFDKSMNSIFLSVLVGFIILIFLNKSKKQLDSHGTARWGTKEDLKKAELYPNFKKIRNSLKKSGMWKRYSKVLPNEELKRDGVVLGLDDKKNEILDSSVTHITLMAPTRSGKGVGVIIPTLLTWKHSTVVNDIKGENFQLTAAYREKVLGHKCFKFDPTNPYDSCRYNPLREIRKGTVYEYQDSMVIAEIVCSAEKEDHWTISARKIFSGVLMHILYIEEEPTIGKVLKFLTDPSKNLEEKMEEIIETKHTDDSTLFEKIYNDTTKVKMENEEGDIQEVAMKHTHPKASREAGDIISKPDKERESIMSSLISMLGVYADPIIDKNTSSSDFSIKDLMNDEVPLNLYLVTPPKAIKITAPVFRLMIAQIINGLTDEMDFSSGTENKGFKHRLLLLLDEFPALGKIPIVETALAYIAGYGMKALIITQDINQINRLYTKNNSILSNCHINMFFTPSKGDYETPKIISNALGTKTIEYQTKSFKGIKYFSDWNHTEHIASRNLLTVGEVGTYSMDKSLILVTGEHPIQGTKVRYFKDPKYLKKIDKKTLNKIAKEKEKEVTEQPKDIEI from the coding sequence TTGGCAATAAAAAGAAAAAAATTATCAATAGCTGTTACCTTAATAACTTTTATCTTTGCTTTACAATTTGCAAGCCAAACATATGCTAAGTATACCAATTATCATAGGAGTTTAAGTAATCCTTTATTAGTTATAAAGTCAACTCCTATCTATCCTTTTTATAGTTTTTTCATATGGGGGATAAAAGGATTCTTTAAAAATACTCCCATAGCTTTTGATAAAAGTATGAATTCTATATTTTTATCAGTTTTAGTTGGATTTATTATCCTAATCTTTTTAAATAAGAGTAAAAAACAATTAGACTCACACGGTACTGCTAGGTGGGGAACAAAAGAAGATCTAAAAAAAGCTGAGTTATATCCAAATTTTAAAAAGATAAGAAACAGTTTGAAAAAAAGTGGAATGTGGAAGAGATACAGCAAAGTTCTCCCGAATGAAGAGTTAAAAAGGGATGGAGTAGTTTTAGGGTTAGATGATAAAAAGAATGAGATCTTAGATAGCAGTGTTACACATATTACTCTCATGGCTCCTACAAGATCAGGGAAAGGTGTAGGTGTTATTATCCCTACACTTCTAACCTGGAAGCACTCAACTGTGGTAAATGACATCAAAGGAGAGAACTTTCAGCTCACTGCTGCATATAGAGAAAAGGTATTAGGTCATAAATGTTTTAAGTTTGATCCAACTAATCCATATGATAGTTGTAGATACAATCCTCTAAGAGAAATTAGAAAAGGAACAGTTTATGAATATCAAGACAGTATGGTAATAGCCGAGATAGTTTGTTCAGCAGAAAAAGAAGACCATTGGACTATATCAGCCAGAAAAATATTTTCAGGAGTATTGATGCACATTCTATATATCGAAGAGGAACCTACAATAGGTAAAGTTCTTAAGTTTCTAACTGATCCTTCAAAAAATTTAGAAGAAAAGATGGAGGAGATAATTGAAACAAAACATACAGATGATTCTACACTTTTTGAAAAAATATATAATGATACAACAAAAGTTAAGATGGAAAACGAAGAGGGTGATATTCAAGAGGTAGCAATGAAACATACTCATCCTAAAGCTTCACGGGAAGCAGGAGATATAATCTCTAAGCCAGATAAAGAAAGAGAAAGTATTATGTCTTCTTTAATCTCTATGCTTGGAGTATATGCAGACCCAATAATAGATAAAAACACTTCTTCATCAGATTTTTCAATAAAAGATCTAATGAACGATGAAGTTCCTTTAAATCTATATTTAGTAACACCACCAAAGGCTATAAAGATAACAGCACCAGTATTTAGATTAATGATAGCTCAAATAATAAATGGCCTGACAGATGAAATGGATTTTTCAAGTGGGACGGAGAATAAGGGATTTAAACATAGATTATTGCTGCTGCTAGATGAGTTCCCAGCTTTAGGAAAGATTCCTATCGTAGAGACTGCATTAGCATATATTGCAGGATATGGAATGAAAGCATTAATCATTACTCAAGATATCAATCAAATCAATAGGCTATACACAAAGAATAACAGTATTTTATCAAACTGCCATATAAATATGTTTTTTACTCCAAGTAAAGGGGACTATGAGACACCAAAAATAATATCAAATGCACTAGGAACTAAAACAATAGAATACCAAACTAAATCTTTTAAAGGAATAAAGTATTTTTCTGATTGGAACCATACAGAACACATTGCATCTAGAAATTTACTTACTGTAGGAGAAGTCGGGACCTATAGTATGGATAAAAGTTTAATTCTTGTAACAGGAGAACACCCTATTCAAGGAACTAAAGTTAGATATTTTAAAGATCCTAAGTATTTAAAAAAGATAGATAAGAAAACCTTAAATAAAATAGCTAAGGAAAAAGAAAAAGAGGTAACGGAACAACCAAAAGACATAGAAATTTAA
- a CDS encoding VirB3 family type IV secretion system protein, with translation MKEYQVCKAITKEHTLAGGDRKLVILNSTLIAIFILGLQNMMVIPVFLVFHVLIIIATKKDSDFFKIFMRYIKTKKIYYP, from the coding sequence ATGAAAGAATACCAGGTATGTAAAGCGATAACTAAAGAACATACTCTAGCAGGTGGAGATAGAAAATTAGTTATTTTGAATTCAACATTAATAGCTATATTTATCTTAGGTTTACAAAACATGATGGTTATACCGGTGTTTCTGGTATTCCATGTTCTAATAATTATTGCTACAAAAAAAGATAGTGATTTTTTTAAAATTTTTATGAGGTACATAAAAACTAAAAAAATTTATTACCCATAG
- a CDS encoding replication initiator protein A yields the protein MEYFTISDISNQGFYPIPEKLFNNQHYQKKVKKIKKIKEREVMVPKEVITTEELISDTSKLMYGIMCRYLNFSLQNGWFDEDKRVYIKLSVTTLSKILNKSRDTIVKSKKQLEDVKLLKIIKTKYESDIFYLGKVKDKPKDDIFMEIEDQIKAAKILEVEDVDQSKLSDELVEDVDSNLVEDVDSNKDMLIRDHKRVVAEKKDPAAASDEIILKNIKELIVKNGFKNYNSQTLKNIKNYSKGSTEEVKKVIKFMKLKNKSLNSKILVAILKDKDHLVVDPIDIKKVPRKEKIKFMVEKLGEYQIRSMRNKILKDIGYECQGVDDDLGNQLCKKYNKLKTQEGSI from the coding sequence ATGGAATACTTTACAATTAGCGATATTAGTAACCAAGGCTTTTATCCAATCCCTGAAAAGTTATTTAACAATCAGCACTATCAAAAGAAAGTAAAAAAAATCAAAAAGATAAAAGAAAGGGAAGTAATGGTTCCTAAAGAGGTTATCACAACTGAAGAGCTTATTTCCGATACATCAAAACTTATGTATGGGATCATGTGTAGATACCTGAACTTCTCCCTTCAAAATGGATGGTTTGATGAAGATAAGAGAGTCTATATAAAACTATCAGTAACAACTTTATCTAAGATCTTAAATAAATCTAGAGATACAATCGTTAAAAGTAAAAAACAACTTGAAGATGTAAAACTTTTAAAGATTATAAAAACAAAATATGAAAGCGATATTTTCTATTTAGGAAAGGTAAAAGATAAACCTAAAGATGATATTTTTATGGAAATTGAAGACCAAATTAAAGCTGCTAAAATCCTTGAAGTCGAAGATGTCGACCAGTCGAAACTTTCGGATGAACTAGTCGAGGATGTCGACTCCAACCTAGTCGAAGATGTCGACTCTAATAAAGATATGCTTATTAGAGATCATAAAAGAGTAGTAGCAGAGAAAAAAGATCCTGCTGCTGCTTCTGATGAAATTATTTTAAAAAACATAAAAGAGCTGATAGTTAAAAATGGATTTAAGAACTATAACTCCCAAACTCTGAAAAATATAAAAAATTATTCAAAGGGATCTACAGAAGAAGTTAAAAAGGTAATTAAGTTTATGAAATTAAAAAATAAATCTTTGAATTCTAAAATTTTAGTAGCTATCTTGAAAGATAAAGATCATTTGGTTGTTGATCCAATAGATATAAAAAAAGTTCCAAGGAAAGAAAAGATAAAGTTTATGGTTGAAAAATTGGGAGAGTATCAAATCAGATCTATGAGAAATAAAATTTTAAAAGATATTGGGTATGAGTGTCAGGGTGTAGATGATGATCTCGGTAACCAGCTATGTAAAAAATATAATAAATTAAAAACTCAAGAGGGAAGCATATAA
- a CDS encoding TrbC/VirB2 family protein, with protein MKNKEIKAIEFIKENIGFLTIIILFIVLNQASLASGVGLPFEGKLDKIMESITGPVAKSLAIISVASCGLAMAFGEMGGAMKKSVNIVFGISIVFAAANWVPSFFEFSGGVGF; from the coding sequence ATGAAAAATAAGGAAATTAAAGCAATTGAATTTATCAAAGAGAACATTGGATTTTTAACTATAATAATCTTGTTTATTGTATTAAACCAAGCAAGTCTTGCTTCAGGAGTAGGACTGCCATTTGAAGGTAAGCTAGATAAGATTATGGAATCTATTACAGGTCCTGTAGCTAAATCACTTGCAATTATTTCAGTTGCTTCTTGTGGTCTTGCTATGGCATTTGGAGAAATGGGTGGTGCAATGAAAAAATCAGTAAACATAGTATTTGGTATTTCCATAGTGTTTGCAGCAGCAAATTGGGTTCCTTCATTCTTTGAATTCTCAGGTGGAGTAGGATTTTAA
- a CDS encoding TrbI/VirB10 family protein produces MEKIEIKGVHISKKMVVLTALGVILVFILLLALKPSKEKVVKVAEPQEIEKVEEDIGLPGDYAAQKEWENQGKETESYSYEKPTEYTPGDRYKSDYEQEVPSYYTDQEEQKRLAAIELAKLSKIGFVNSSADYSKKNIKEKKEAESINQTDLGFYNTNYLKAREELPLKELEIKQGTIIPSVTISKINSDLPGDVVAQVSENVYDSKTGNYLLIPKGSKLYGNYLSDINFGQERIGVNWDRIIFPNQKSINLLGMAGITSSGEKGLKDKVNNHYGKLLQGIIFSSVLATTVSIITDDDSDDDEDRSYSSIAGEAASLETIKVGDKIIERSLSIDPTIEIRNGMKFNILVNKDIILSEYKK; encoded by the coding sequence ATGGAAAAGATAGAAATTAAAGGAGTCCACATTTCAAAAAAGATGGTTGTACTAACAGCTTTAGGTGTAATTCTTGTATTTATCCTTCTTTTAGCCCTTAAACCATCTAAAGAAAAAGTGGTAAAAGTAGCTGAGCCTCAAGAAATTGAAAAAGTAGAGGAAGATATAGGGTTACCTGGAGACTATGCTGCACAAAAAGAATGGGAGAATCAGGGAAAAGAAACTGAAAGTTATAGCTATGAAAAACCTACGGAATATACTCCAGGAGATAGATATAAAAGTGATTACGAACAAGAGGTTCCATCTTATTATACTGATCAAGAAGAACAAAAGAGGTTAGCAGCTATTGAGTTAGCTAAGTTAAGTAAAATAGGATTTGTAAATTCAAGTGCAGATTATTCTAAGAAAAATATTAAAGAAAAAAAAGAAGCAGAATCAATTAATCAAACTGACCTGGGATTCTATAATACAAATTATCTGAAAGCTAGAGAAGAACTCCCGTTAAAAGAGTTAGAGATAAAACAAGGAACTATTATTCCATCAGTGACTATTTCTAAAATAAATAGTGATCTTCCGGGAGATGTAGTAGCACAGGTTTCTGAAAATGTTTACGATTCAAAGACAGGAAACTATTTACTAATACCTAAAGGGTCTAAACTCTATGGAAATTATTTATCAGACATTAACTTTGGACAAGAAAGGATAGGAGTAAATTGGGATAGAATAATTTTTCCAAATCAAAAGTCTATAAATTTACTTGGAATGGCTGGTATCACTTCTTCAGGAGAAAAAGGGTTAAAAGATAAAGTAAACAATCATTATGGGAAGTTATTACAAGGAATTATATTTTCAAGTGTACTAGCTACAACAGTTTCTATTATTACAGATGATGATAGTGATGATGACGAAGATAGAAGCTATTCATCAATTGCAGGTGAAGCAGCATCACTTGAAACAATCAAAGTTGGAGATAAAATTATTGAGAGAAGCCTCTCAATAGATCCAACAATAGAAATACGAAATGGAATGAAGTTCAATATCTTAGTTAATAAAGATATTATTCTTTCAGAATATAAAAAATAG
- a CDS encoding ParA family protein, giving the protein MGKVILFKNNKGGVGKSLLTFWTGHILSSLEKPNGKKNKVLILTSDSQNNILQLAGVDTGYGKGLEGYIENGSGELMRLREGLLYIPLTTTRIKSTFEDKFLKLIEIFKKQYDYILIDGSPVLKLDDIFLNVSDKVVIPTFLDNVTTKGMINLIKEIGIEKVAMVVPNRVGRSKMEQDHLRRLKDNLDRGGIQVLDPIFQSSKIMKLTEKGKTILETKSIQYKTIQSTFVKIVKGVM; this is encoded by the coding sequence ATGGGAAAAGTAATTTTATTTAAAAATAATAAAGGGGGAGTAGGAAAATCATTACTAACATTTTGGACTGGACATATATTATCTTCCCTTGAAAAACCTAATGGGAAGAAAAATAAAGTATTAATTCTTACATCGGACTCTCAAAACAATATCTTGCAGCTGGCAGGCGTTGATACAGGGTATGGAAAAGGATTAGAGGGATACATTGAGAATGGCTCTGGAGAGCTTATGAGGCTGCGAGAAGGCTTGTTGTATATCCCACTGACTACTACAAGGATTAAATCTACATTTGAAGATAAATTTTTAAAATTAATTGAGATTTTCAAAAAGCAATACGACTATATCTTAATCGACGGGTCGCCGGTACTGAAACTAGATGACATATTTTTAAATGTCAGTGATAAAGTGGTTATTCCTACATTTTTAGATAATGTGACTACTAAAGGGATGATCAATCTAATTAAAGAGATTGGTATTGAAAAGGTAGCTATGGTAGTTCCTAATAGAGTTGGCAGAAGTAAGATGGAACAGGACCACCTAAGAAGGCTTAAAGATAATTTAGATAGAGGAGGAATCCAAGTTCTAGACCCGATCTTTCAATCTTCAAAGATCATGAAATTAACAGAGAAAGGGAAAACAATCCTGGAAACTAAAAGTATTCAATACAAAACTATACAATCTACCTTCGTAAAGATCGTAAAGGGGGTGATGTAG
- a CDS encoding TrbG/VirB9 family P-type conjugative transfer protein — translation MRKKLLILIIAISSIISFSEDFTMEKSRIQSGLKETKANIKTTFVYNKSDSYSIYGKLGYLTAINLNKDEEIIFIGAGDTSRWGLETVSTPNGSRVYIKPFYKDIKTNITIQTDKREYNLLINSSTNQWNSVVEFDYPQQKLEFKKNKERIKQEQAAKDRNELTTVNTESINFRYKIYSRKLEIAPTQVFDDGNKTFFVMKDIMQEAPSLFLKDGKDLKLVNYRVKNNYYIVDRLGKEFILKLGKKSVKIKKK, via the coding sequence TTGAGAAAAAAATTATTAATTTTAATCATTGCTATTAGCAGTATTATTTCATTTAGTGAAGATTTTACAATGGAAAAAAGCAGGATACAAAGTGGTTTAAAAGAAACTAAGGCAAATATAAAAACAACTTTTGTATACAACAAGAGCGATTCATACAGCATCTATGGGAAACTTGGATATTTGACTGCTATCAATCTTAATAAAGATGAAGAGATTATCTTCATAGGAGCAGGAGATACCTCTAGATGGGGACTTGAGACTGTCTCAACACCTAATGGGTCAAGAGTATATATAAAACCATTTTATAAAGATATAAAGACTAATATAACAATTCAAACAGATAAAAGAGAATATAACCTCTTAATAAATTCATCTACTAATCAATGGAACTCAGTTGTTGAATTTGATTACCCACAACAAAAACTGGAGTTTAAGAAAAATAAAGAAAGAATAAAACAAGAGCAGGCAGCAAAAGATCGAAATGAATTAACAACTGTAAACACTGAAAGTATTAACTTTAGATACAAAATATATAGTCGTAAATTAGAGATTGCACCTACCCAGGTATTTGATGATGGGAATAAGACTTTCTTTGTTATGAAAGATATCATGCAAGAAGCACCATCTTTATTTTTAAAAGATGGTAAAGATCTAAAATTAGTTAATTACAGAGTAAAAAACAACTACTATATCGTAGATCGTTTAGGAAAAGAGTTCATATTAAAACTAGGTAAAAAAAGTGTGAAGATTAAGAAAAAATAG